From the Denticeps clupeoides unplaced genomic scaffold, fDenClu1.1, whole genome shotgun sequence genome, the window GTCACTTCACTTGTGATAAAACTCTTCACCATATTATTTTCTTAACTTGTTCTTACATTATTTAACTTATTTAAATACACCTATTAGGTAGCACACGAAATACATCCATTTTATCTGGTTAAAACATGCCCACTGTAATTGATGTCCAGTATTAACTCTGGATAAATAATGCCCACTGGCCCTTTGGTGTTCACTTGTCACTATACTTTATAGTGACAAGTGATTTAAAAATATCCATGGCCCCCAATACTAATCAAACACATTCCCATAACATCACACCTGTaaattgctgtaaataatatgtAGAGAGAAATTCCACAACAATCAGTCTTCAGTTCCAAAGCAATGTTCATCCACTCAAGTGTGCCACTTTAAAAGCTTAAGTGATCATAAGAAAATTATTGTCTGGTCACCAACTTCAGGGTCAGCAATTGCACTTGCTGTCTTTCTCTGATCTATCAAGATGTGTGTAGTACAGGTCACCAAACGCCACTGATTTCTGAAGGATGCGCCACATGCCTTGAATCTCAAAGGTATCAAGGTCAACGTTCCCTTAACATAATAAAGCAAAACAAGAATGgtatttttttcctggttttATTGGACTTAAATTTTTAACCATAACATCACATAATGTTCTATTTATTTTGGCTTCTATTATATTCTTGTGTCTGAATGTGCTGATCGCTAaaagagaataagaacaaaagaaaagcacAATAATCTTCGATACTGTTTCTATTTGATATTTTCACATACAGGTGCTTATGATAAGCAGTACTTTTGCAGCCATTAAAACTGTGCATTACTGTAGTCATATTGCAACACTGTTTTCAATGTGGTTGGGGGAGAGGTAGGGGTAGGGCAGGGCTATTATTCTGTTCCGCTCTTCTATCATTGCTGTCAGAGACTTCAGTTCTTTCTGTACTTTCTCCACCAGACCACGGTGAGCACCAGTATAGAAGAACGGCTCCTGGTACTGACACAGGGGCACCTATATGCAGAatgaaaaatctatatattaatttattgtaattagTATATATTAATTCATTGTGTGTCAAGTCTCATATAAATGACTGAATCCATAACTAACTCACATAGCTAGCCGTGGGCTGTGACAGCAGAGCCAGGATAGTCAGCACGCTGCAAGTCGCGTTGATATCTGGGAGGTAGACCAGAAGCTCCTTTTCCTCCCTCACAGAGCCCTTGGACTGAGGTGGCGGCTGACTCATGGATGCTGGGCAGTTGGGCATCCAGAGGTTAAAGTGCTATGCGTCTATGCGTCTTTAGCAGTTACGCACCGGCAACAGTTCCTTCAGGGAGCGCCGCACTGTGATGTCCTCAAGCTCCAACTCCCCTTCCTCGACCTCCATAGGCTCCGAGCGGGGATCGACATCGGAATCAGCATCGGAATCCGAGCGGTCTGAGGCGCTATCAGATTTGACGGACACCCGTATGCTTCGGACCGCCGCCATGCTAATTCAGCGACCGCCGGAGCGCAGAGCGTGTGGAAAGACTAGCTGGGACACTTCCGGGTAGTCACGTGATGTACATGGCATCTCTGATTTGATGAGAGGGTAATCGCTGCAGAAAATGGGCGTTTCTTATCCAGTCACGGGAACGCCTACCATCCAAAATGGGCGTTTCTTAGCCACCAGCGGTCCAATCACGGTTACCGTAGCCGCCGTTGGTGGATTATAGGAAAAGCAACCTGGAAGACGCCACAAATATTTGTGCGAAAGCCTTTTGTTTCGTAATGCTTTCAGCCTGCGAGATGACAAGATGATAAGATGAAAAATGATAAGATGTGAAGAAATGACCGTAACAAGTGCAACAGCAATAAGCAAACTTCTtgatacactactcacaataaatcAGGGATGTTGTTATTACATGAGTTCTTATCCTAATTGCTCTGAATTGTAATGAAGTAAGTAAAAATTCCCTTTAATGTATAAGAAGAATAATGTAtaagaagaaaca encodes:
- the LOC114783596 gene encoding hydroperoxide isomerase ALOXE3-like; amino-acid sequence: MPNCPASMSQPPPQSKGSVREEKELLVYLPDINATCSVLTILALLSQPTASYVPLCQYQEPFFYTGAHRGLVEKVQKELKSLTAMIEERNRIIALPYPYLSPNHIENSVAI